Proteins from a single region of Acidovorax sp. NCPPB 3576:
- a CDS encoding ribonucleoside-diphosphate reductase subunit alpha, with product MQAALNPSSITNAPGHTTATDESPAAQPGSDLLTHYQIIRRNGAVVPFEPQKIAVALMKAFLAVHGTQGAASASVREVVDTLTQNVVRALMRSRPGGGTFHIEDVQDQVELGLMRGGHHEVARAYVLYRERRSQERAHQQEQRTPAVPTLHVIDHGQRVPLDEARMLSLIQAACSNLGADIQAAPIVAETMRNLYDGVPMDEVYKASILAARTLIEKDPDYTYATARLLLHTIVREVLGRDVAPGEMSAAYANYFPVFIQKGVDNDLLDPRLLEYDLQKLGAALKFERDQQFDYLGLQTLYDRYFLHVRKSRIELPQAFFMRVAMGLALKEDNREARAIEFYEVLSSFDFMSSTPTLFNSGTLRSQLSSCYLTTVPDDLDGIYESIKENALLSKFAGGLGNDWTRVRALGSHIKGTNGESQGVVPFLKVVNDTAVAVNQGGKRKGAVCTYLETWHLDIEEFLELRKNTGDDRRRTHDMNTANWIPDLFMRRVMEKGTWTLFSPSNVPDLHDLFGSDFEKAYVAYEEKAARGEIRPSRTLQATDLWRKILTMLFETGHPWITFKDACNVRSPQQHAGVVHSSNLCTEITLNTSDTETAVCNLGSVNLMRHLKDGPNGRELDHVKLRKTISTAMRMLDNVIDINYYAVEKARVSNMRHRPVGLGIMAFQDSLYELRIPYASQAAVEFADQSMEAICYYAYWASTELAKERGHYESYKGSLWDRGILPFDTLDLLEKARGGFVEVDRSSSLDWNALRNKIAQDGMRNSNCVAIAPTATISNIVGVDASIEPSFGNLSVKSNLSGEFTVINSYLVRDLKRLGLWDDVMVMDLKHFKGSLHSIDRVPQDVKALYSTAFEVEPSWLVEAASRRQKWIDQAQSLNIYMAGASGKKLDDTYKLAWVRGLKTTYYLRTQSATHVEMSTVNTRQLNAVSSGTDGGGAQAAAKPSALEAAAAAAQAQAAALPATDVKFCAIDDPTCEACQ from the coding sequence ATGCAAGCTGCGCTAAACCCTTCATCCATCACGAATGCACCCGGGCACACCACGGCCACGGACGAATCGCCGGCGGCGCAGCCCGGTAGCGACCTACTGACGCACTACCAGATCATTCGCCGCAATGGCGCGGTCGTGCCGTTCGAGCCGCAGAAGATCGCAGTGGCATTGATGAAGGCGTTTCTTGCAGTGCACGGCACCCAGGGTGCCGCATCGGCCAGCGTGCGCGAAGTCGTGGACACGCTGACCCAGAACGTGGTGCGCGCCCTCATGCGCTCGCGCCCGGGCGGCGGCACCTTCCATATCGAAGACGTCCAGGACCAGGTCGAGCTGGGCCTGATGCGCGGTGGCCACCACGAAGTCGCCCGCGCCTATGTGCTGTACCGCGAACGCCGCTCGCAAGAGCGCGCCCACCAGCAAGAGCAGCGCACCCCCGCCGTGCCCACGCTGCACGTGATCGACCATGGCCAGCGCGTGCCGCTCGACGAAGCCCGCATGCTGAGCCTCATCCAGGCCGCCTGCTCCAACCTGGGCGCAGACATTCAGGCCGCGCCCATCGTGGCCGAAACCATGCGCAACCTGTACGACGGCGTGCCCATGGACGAGGTGTACAAGGCATCCATCCTGGCTGCCCGCACGCTGATCGAAAAAGACCCCGACTACACCTACGCCACCGCGCGCCTGCTGCTGCATACCATCGTGCGCGAGGTGCTGGGCCGCGACGTGGCACCCGGCGAAATGAGCGCCGCCTACGCGAACTACTTCCCCGTGTTCATCCAGAAGGGCGTGGACAACGACCTGCTGGACCCCCGCCTGCTCGAATACGACCTGCAAAAGCTCGGCGCCGCACTGAAGTTCGAGCGCGACCAGCAGTTCGACTACCTGGGCCTGCAAACGCTGTACGACCGCTACTTCCTGCACGTGCGCAAGAGCCGCATCGAACTGCCCCAGGCATTCTTCATGCGCGTGGCCATGGGCCTGGCGCTCAAGGAAGACAACCGCGAAGCCCGCGCCATCGAGTTCTACGAGGTGCTCTCGTCGTTCGACTTCATGTCCAGCACCCCCACGCTGTTCAACAGCGGCACGCTGCGCTCGCAGCTGTCGTCGTGCTATCTCACCACCGTGCCGGACGACCTGGACGGCATCTACGAGTCGATCAAGGAAAACGCGCTGCTGTCCAAGTTCGCCGGCGGCCTGGGCAACGACTGGACCCGCGTGCGCGCACTGGGTTCGCACATCAAGGGCACCAACGGCGAATCGCAGGGCGTGGTGCCGTTCCTCAAGGTGGTGAACGACACGGCCGTGGCGGTGAACCAGGGCGGCAAGCGCAAGGGCGCCGTCTGCACTTACCTCGAAACCTGGCATCTGGACATCGAGGAGTTCCTGGAACTGCGCAAGAACACCGGCGACGACCGCCGCCGCACGCACGACATGAACACGGCCAATTGGATTCCCGACCTGTTCATGCGCCGCGTGATGGAAAAGGGCACCTGGACCCTGTTCTCGCCCTCCAACGTGCCCGACCTGCACGACCTGTTCGGCTCCGACTTCGAAAAGGCCTACGTGGCCTATGAAGAGAAGGCCGCGCGCGGCGAGATCCGGCCTTCGCGCACCCTGCAGGCCACCGACCTGTGGCGCAAGATCCTCACCATGCTGTTCGAGACCGGCCATCCCTGGATCACGTTCAAGGATGCCTGCAACGTGCGCTCGCCCCAGCAGCACGCCGGCGTGGTGCACTCGTCCAACCTGTGCACCGAGATCACGCTGAACACCAGCGACACCGAAACCGCGGTCTGCAACCTCGGCTCGGTCAACCTGATGCGCCATCTGAAGGACGGCCCGAACGGCCGCGAACTCGACCACGTCAAGCTGCGCAAGACCATCTCCACGGCCATGCGCATGCTCGACAACGTGATCGACATCAACTACTACGCCGTGGAAAAGGCCCGCGTCTCCAACATGCGCCACCGTCCCGTGGGCCTGGGCATCATGGCCTTCCAGGACAGCCTGTACGAACTGCGCATTCCCTACGCATCGCAGGCCGCGGTCGAATTCGCCGACCAATCCATGGAAGCCATCTGCTACTACGCCTACTGGGCTTCCACCGAACTGGCCAAGGAACGCGGCCACTACGAAAGCTACAAGGGCTCGCTGTGGGACCGCGGCATCCTGCCGTTCGACACGCTCGATCTGCTGGAAAAAGCCCGTGGCGGCTTCGTGGAAGTCGATCGCTCTTCGTCGCTCGACTGGAACGCGCTGCGCAACAAGATCGCGCAAGACGGCATGCGCAACTCCAACTGCGTGGCCATCGCGCCCACGGCCACCATCTCCAACATCGTCGGCGTCGATGCGTCCATCGAGCCCTCGTTCGGCAACCTGTCGGTCAAGTCGAACCTGTCGGGCGAGTTCACCGTCATCAACAGCTACCTGGTGCGCGACCTCAAGCGACTGGGCCTGTGGGACGACGTGATGGTCATGGACCTCAAGCACTTCAAGGGCTCGCTGCATTCCATCGACCGCGTGCCGCAAGACGTCAAGGCGCTGTACTCCACCGCCTTCGAAGTCGAGCCGTCGTGGCTCGTCGAAGCGGCATCGCGCCGCCAGAAGTGGATCGACCAGGCACAGAGCCTGAACATCTACATGGCCGGCGCATCGGGCAAGAAGCTCGACGACACCTACAAGCTCGCCTGGGTGCGCGGCCTCAAGACCACGTATTACCTGCGCACGCAAAGCGCCACGCACGTCGAGATGAGCACCGTGAACACGCGCCAGCTCAATGCCGTTTCGTCGGGCACCGACG